From the genome of Myxococcales bacterium, one region includes:
- a CDS encoding glutamate dehydrogenase: MNATETTNHYLCQAFDLLKLSPRYKTLLLTPSRELRVELAIELDDGGIGNFIGYRIQHDNSRGPYKGGLRYHPDVDLDEVRSLASLMTWKTAVVNVPFGGAKGGIQVDPSKLSRRELERLSRRFIDQIAALIGPDADIPAPDMNTNARVMAWMFDQYSKRYGFSPGVVTGKPIELHGSYGRDAATGRGCMFAIREVLAVEGRKLAGTRFVVQGFGNVGSWFAKLVHAEGGRIVAVSDVKGGITNPDGLDIPRLVEHVTATGSVVGFGGSTPISNEELLIADCEVLVPAALGHVLTRDNAEKIRAKWVVEAANGPTTMEADEIFNRRGIVCLPDIWANAGGVTVSYFEWTQNTQKYRWSEEQVNRELEKYMVDAWSAIKKTMAEHGCSMRAAAFVLAVGRVKEATDLRGLG, translated from the coding sequence CTGAACGCGACCGAGACCACCAACCACTATTTGTGCCAGGCCTTCGACCTGCTCAAGCTGTCGCCGCGTTACAAGACCCTGTTGCTGACCCCGAGTCGCGAGCTCCGGGTCGAGCTGGCGATCGAGCTGGACGACGGCGGCATCGGCAACTTCATCGGTTATCGCATCCAGCACGACAACTCCCGCGGCCCGTACAAAGGCGGCCTGCGTTACCACCCGGACGTCGATCTGGACGAGGTGCGCTCCCTCGCGAGCCTGATGACCTGGAAGACCGCCGTGGTGAACGTGCCCTTCGGCGGCGCGAAGGGCGGCATCCAGGTCGACCCGAGCAAGCTGAGCCGCCGCGAGCTCGAACGCCTCAGCCGGCGCTTCATCGATCAGATCGCAGCGCTGATCGGCCCCGACGCCGACATCCCGGCACCGGACATGAACACCAATGCCCGGGTGATGGCCTGGATGTTCGACCAGTACAGCAAGCGCTACGGCTTCTCGCCGGGAGTGGTGACCGGCAAGCCGATCGAGCTACACGGTTCCTACGGCCGCGACGCCGCGACCGGTCGCGGTTGTATGTTTGCGATTCGAGAGGTGCTGGCGGTTGAAGGGCGCAAGCTCGCCGGAACCCGCTTCGTCGTTCAGGGTTTTGGCAACGTGGGGAGCTGGTTCGCCAAGCTGGTGCACGCCGAGGGCGGACGCATTGTCGCAGTCAGTGACGTGAAGGGTGGCATCACCAACCCGGACGGGCTCGACATTCCGCGGCTGGTCGAGCACGTCACTGCAACCGGCAGCGTGGTGGGATTCGGGGGCAGCACGCCGATCTCCAACGAAGAGCTGCTCATCGCGGATTGTGAGGTACTGGTGCCGGCAGCCCTCGGACACGTGCTCACCCGAGATAACGCCGAGAAGATCCGGGCAAAATGGGTGGTCGAGGCGGCCAACGGCCCGACGACCATGGAGGCGGACGAGATCTTCAACCGCCGCGGCATCGTGTGTTTGCCCGACATCTGGGCCAACGCCGGCGGCGTGACGGTGTCCTATTTCGAGTGGACGCAGAACACTCAGAAGTACCGCTGGAGCGAGGAACAAGTGAACCGCGAGCTCGAGAAGTACATGGTCGACGCTTGGTCCGCGATCAAGAAGACCATGGCCGAGCACGGATGCTCGATGCGAGCCGCGGCGTTCGTGCTGGCGGTGGGCCGGGTCAAGGAAGCCACGGATCTGCGCGGGCTCGGGTGA
- a CDS encoding FAD-binding oxidoreductase, producing the protein MPKRSFWGWGYEEVGPDPGQLAAAEAALPSLLQIAPLSVEPAPRLEDIELRAPRIQPTPAIARLLSDDRFERASHTYGKSYRDLVRGYAGAFENPPDYVAFPESEADVAALLDFCDSARAAAVIFGGGSSVCGGVEAPGGDRFRGVVSIDLARLDKVVEVDMASRAARIQAGIFGPALERGLREHGLSLRHYPQSFEFSTLGGWIATRSGGHFATGPTHIDELVECLRVVTPSGIISTRRLPGDGAGPSPDRLFMGSEGALGVICEAWMRVFERPRFRAKASVRFPDFAHGLGAVRALGQSGLMPSNCRLLDPLEAMMNGAAGGDAAVLMLGFESGDHNLDAWGARAAQLCRDHGGVLADGALRTRHDDAQERDAAEGAWRAAFLRAPYLRDALVARGIFVETFETAVTWDGLEALHRKVVAAAQAAAGENGQKSLVSCRITHAYPDGAAPYFTVITPARVGHELEQWRLIKTAVTDAMLEAGGTTTHHHAVGRDFRPWYERQTPKLVLSALLAAKRELDPAGILNPGVLLPEPT; encoded by the coding sequence ATGCCGAAGCGCAGTTTCTGGGGCTGGGGCTACGAAGAAGTGGGGCCCGATCCGGGGCAACTAGCGGCGGCAGAGGCTGCGCTGCCTTCCCTGCTCCAGATCGCGCCGCTGAGCGTCGAGCCCGCGCCACGACTCGAGGACATCGAACTTCGTGCGCCGCGCATCCAGCCGACACCGGCCATCGCGCGCTTGCTCAGCGACGATCGCTTCGAGCGAGCTTCGCACACCTACGGCAAGAGCTACCGAGACCTCGTGCGCGGGTATGCGGGAGCGTTCGAGAACCCGCCGGACTACGTTGCCTTTCCCGAGTCCGAGGCAGACGTCGCCGCCCTGCTCGACTTCTGTGACAGTGCCCGAGCCGCGGCCGTGATCTTCGGTGGCGGCTCGAGTGTGTGTGGCGGCGTCGAAGCACCGGGCGGTGATCGCTTTCGAGGCGTCGTCTCGATCGACCTCGCGCGGCTCGACAAGGTCGTCGAGGTCGACATGGCGTCGCGTGCCGCGCGCATTCAGGCCGGCATCTTCGGCCCCGCCCTCGAGCGTGGCCTGCGAGAGCACGGGCTCTCTCTGCGGCATTACCCGCAGTCCTTCGAGTTTTCGACGCTCGGCGGCTGGATCGCAACCCGCTCCGGCGGACATTTTGCCACCGGTCCAACCCACATCGACGAGCTGGTGGAGTGCCTGAGAGTCGTGACTCCATCCGGCATCATCAGCACGCGTCGTCTGCCGGGTGACGGTGCCGGTCCGAGCCCCGACCGTTTGTTCATGGGCTCCGAAGGTGCGCTGGGCGTGATCTGCGAAGCATGGATGCGCGTCTTCGAGCGGCCGCGCTTCCGCGCCAAGGCGAGCGTGCGGTTTCCGGATTTTGCGCACGGGCTCGGAGCGGTGCGGGCGCTCGGGCAGTCGGGGCTCATGCCTTCCAACTGTCGCCTGCTCGATCCGCTCGAGGCCATGATGAACGGGGCCGCCGGCGGTGACGCGGCCGTGCTCATGCTCGGCTTCGAGTCTGGGGACCACAACCTCGACGCCTGGGGCGCGCGGGCCGCGCAGTTGTGCCGCGATCACGGCGGCGTGCTGGCGGACGGCGCGCTCCGCACTCGCCACGACGACGCACAGGAGCGAGACGCGGCGGAAGGTGCCTGGCGCGCGGCGTTCTTGCGGGCGCCCTACCTGCGGGACGCCCTCGTTGCGCGCGGGATCTTCGTCGAGACCTTCGAGACGGCGGTCACCTGGGATGGCCTCGAGGCGTTGCACCGAAAGGTGGTGGCGGCAGCGCAGGCGGCGGCGGGTGAGAACGGGCAGAAGTCGCTGGTCAGCTGTCGCATCACCCATGCCTATCCGGACGGGGCGGCTCCGTATTTCACTGTGATCACCCCGGCGCGGGTCGGGCACGAGCTGGAGCAGTGGCGGCTCATCAAGACCGCGGTCACCGATGCCATGCTCGAGGCCGGCGGCACGACGACCCACCATCACGCAGTGGGCCGCGACTTTCGCCCCTGGTACGAGCGTCAGACACCGAAGCTCGTGCTGTCGGCGCTGCTGGCTGCAAAGCGCGAGCTCGACCCGGCCGGGATCTTGAATCCCGGGGTGCTCTTGCCAGAACCGACCTGA
- a CDS encoding radical SAM protein, protein MPSDAVRRLIRQRLSDEVGRIDKDAAHRVALVYPSPYAVGMSSLGYQRIYRAIQGMPNMVCERVFLDDGGEEPGARVEAPVSYEEIRELSDFPVLAFSVAYELQLGGLVRMLDAAGIKPERALRGDRAPFVLMGGPLTFSNPLTLAGYADAIVMGEAEELIGFVLETVFAAPSKAAALSKLAAHPHIFVPEVHGEVLPQIAACDDALLPAVSVIRTPHTELRDMLLLETERGCSRGCTYCVMRRTTNGGMRVVPQEVVLAAIPPDVRRVGLVGAAVSDHPRITEIVRALADRGTEVGLSSLRPDRLKDEFVDALVAAGYRTLTTALDGPSQRMRDVIERRGQEQHYLGAARSARAHGMDRLKLYLMLGLPGETPADIDECSRFVTELSKIIPVALGISPFCAKKNTPLDGMPYAGVATVLGRLERLRRGLKGRADVRSVSAKWAWVEHTLSQGGMAEGLAVAEAVRAGGTFARFKQVFGALGHYSDGRGYADAVPPVKPDRERKRRLALAEG, encoded by the coding sequence ATGCCTTCTGACGCTGTGCGCAGGCTCATCCGTCAGCGCCTGTCCGACGAGGTTGGCCGAATCGACAAGGACGCCGCGCACCGCGTCGCGCTCGTTTATCCCTCACCCTACGCCGTGGGCATGAGCTCGCTCGGCTATCAGCGCATCTATCGCGCGATCCAGGGCATGCCGAACATGGTCTGTGAGCGCGTATTCCTCGACGACGGCGGCGAGGAACCCGGCGCGCGGGTCGAGGCTCCGGTCAGCTACGAGGAGATCCGCGAGCTGTCGGATTTCCCGGTTCTCGCCTTCAGTGTCGCGTACGAGCTGCAGCTCGGGGGTCTGGTGCGCATGCTCGACGCTGCGGGCATCAAACCCGAGCGCGCCCTGCGCGGTGACCGCGCACCTTTTGTCCTGATGGGGGGACCACTCACCTTCAGCAATCCGCTGACCCTCGCGGGCTACGCCGACGCGATTGTGATGGGGGAGGCAGAAGAGCTGATCGGTTTTGTTCTCGAGACCGTGTTTGCCGCACCGAGCAAGGCGGCGGCGCTCTCGAAGCTCGCGGCCCATCCTCACATCTTCGTGCCGGAGGTACACGGCGAGGTGTTGCCACAGATCGCGGCCTGTGACGACGCGCTCTTGCCCGCGGTCAGTGTGATTCGCACGCCTCATACCGAGCTCCGCGACATGCTGTTGCTCGAGACGGAACGGGGCTGTTCGCGCGGTTGTACTTACTGTGTGATGCGACGCACGACCAACGGGGGCATGCGGGTCGTGCCCCAAGAGGTCGTGCTGGCCGCCATCCCACCCGACGTTCGACGTGTCGGTCTGGTGGGCGCGGCAGTCAGCGATCACCCGCGCATCACGGAGATCGTGCGGGCGCTGGCCGACCGGGGCACCGAGGTCGGGCTGTCGAGCCTGCGTCCCGATCGCCTGAAGGACGAGTTCGTGGACGCGCTGGTGGCGGCCGGTTATCGCACACTGACCACGGCCCTCGACGGACCGAGTCAGCGCATGCGGGATGTGATCGAACGCCGCGGCCAAGAGCAGCACTACCTTGGCGCGGCTCGCAGCGCGCGCGCACACGGGATGGATCGCCTGAAGCTCTACTTGATGCTGGGTTTGCCGGGCGAAACGCCTGCGGACATCGACGAGTGTTCGCGCTTCGTGACGGAGCTCTCCAAGATCATCCCGGTAGCGCTCGGCATCTCGCCGTTCTGCGCCAAGAAGAACACTCCCCTCGATGGCATGCCGTACGCGGGGGTGGCGACCGTGCTCGGGCGGCTCGAACGACTGCGGCGTGGACTCAAGGGTCGCGCCGACGTGCGGTCGGTGAGCGCGAAGTGGGCGTGGGTGGAGCACACGCTGTCCCAGGGAGGGATGGCCGAGGGGCTCGCGGTGGCAGAAGCGGTGCGCGCCGGCGGAACGTTCGCGCGTTTCAAACAAGTGTTCGGCGCACTCGGCCACTACTCCGACGGTCGCGGCTACGCCGACGCGGTGCCTCCGGTGAAGCCCGACCGGGAACGCAAGCGGCGGCTCGCGCTGGCCGAAGGTTGA
- a CDS encoding 2-isopropylmalate synthase translates to MPSQPPRNDDLVYDWNEIARKGRVIPSGVEFFDETLRDGLQNPSVKDPSIEHKLELVHLMDKLGIQQADIGLPGSSKRAFDDCLRICQEIVNNKLEIRVACAGRTVPSDISPMVELSQKAGMPIEVYAFVGSSPIRALAEEWDLELIKKRSAEAIDVGVKGGLPVCYVTEDTTRSRPQVLSELFKLAVDHGASRLCLCDTVGHATPDGVRNLIQFTQSVIAGMGAEVGIDWHGHNDRGLGLVNAIYALEWGASRVHACALGIGERVGNAQMELILLNLKLLGMLEHQDLTHLVQYCETAAKAVGWHIPINYPLVGQDAFRTATGVHAAAIIKAQAKGDAWLADRIYSGVPAGMFGRQQEIVIGYMSGASNVTYWLRTRNIEPSETLVKAILGKAKESDHILTEEEVMAVVNTQGAN, encoded by the coding sequence ATGCCGAGCCAGCCCCCTCGCAACGACGATCTGGTCTACGACTGGAACGAGATCGCCCGGAAGGGTCGAGTCATCCCGAGTGGCGTCGAGTTCTTCGACGAGACGCTGCGGGACGGACTGCAGAACCCCAGCGTCAAAGACCCGAGCATCGAACACAAGCTCGAGCTCGTGCACTTGATGGACAAGCTCGGTATTCAGCAGGCTGACATTGGCCTGCCCGGCTCCAGCAAACGTGCGTTCGACGACTGCCTGCGCATCTGCCAGGAAATCGTGAACAACAAGCTCGAGATCCGGGTCGCGTGCGCAGGGCGCACGGTGCCGAGTGACATCAGCCCGATGGTCGAGCTGTCGCAGAAGGCCGGCATGCCGATCGAGGTCTACGCGTTCGTGGGCTCGAGCCCGATCCGCGCGCTGGCAGAGGAATGGGATCTGGAGCTGATCAAGAAGCGCAGCGCCGAAGCCATCGACGTCGGAGTGAAGGGCGGACTCCCGGTCTGCTACGTCACCGAAGACACGACGCGCAGCCGTCCCCAGGTGCTCTCGGAGCTGTTCAAGCTGGCCGTCGACCACGGTGCGTCGCGTCTGTGCCTGTGTGACACCGTCGGCCACGCCACGCCAGACGGGGTGCGCAACCTGATCCAGTTCACGCAGAGTGTGATCGCGGGCATGGGCGCCGAGGTCGGCATCGACTGGCACGGCCACAACGACCGGGGCCTGGGCCTGGTGAACGCCATCTACGCCCTCGAGTGGGGAGCCAGCCGGGTGCACGCCTGTGCGCTGGGCATTGGCGAGCGGGTCGGCAACGCACAAATGGAGCTGATCTTGCTCAACCTGAAGCTGCTCGGAATGCTGGAGCACCAGGACCTCACCCACCTGGTGCAGTACTGCGAGACGGCGGCGAAGGCCGTGGGTTGGCACATTCCCATCAACTACCCGCTGGTCGGACAGGACGCGTTCCGGACCGCGACCGGAGTCCACGCCGCGGCCATCATCAAGGCGCAAGCCAAGGGTGATGCCTGGCTGGCCGATCGCATCTACAGCGGCGTGCCCGCAGGCATGTTCGGACGTCAGCAAGAGATCGTCATCGGCTACATGTCGGGCGCCAGCAACGTGACGTACTGGCTCCGAACCCGCAACATCGAGCCGAGCGAAACACTCGTGAAGGCGATCCTGGGCAAGGCGAAAGAGAGCGACCACATCCTCACCGAAGAGGAAGTGATGGCCGTCGTGAACACCCAAGGCGCGAACTGA
- a CDS encoding response regulator, with the protein MPEPPPAPPGKLAPGLLSATDGAGVGVAVVRRNARDRHEFVSEAAARLLGYEQHEIEQLGPSAYLAADTLAHLEGEPTASARWTRATLRRRDGAGLRARVAKATSDDGLRDVFVFRDIGEQERVVEELARARSNFQRLLDAAPDGVAVVGRSGLLYVNPVLLRWVGVADLPTLANTRIAEVIHTHDVERAVQTAKDLLESPNSRHVIRMRIRRRGGGLFEVECLGLATEWEGEPACLVVARDLSQRRHDQSRVIAADRSASLGTLSAGVAHEINNPLAYLLLNLEYLIRELPRLESSPERLAHFSERLAESRHGAERVGHILKELSSLSGRRRNQHRGVDVGEVVKRALRTTARDIDQRAQLVCDNLGVPRVDADPSSLEQLFVNLLLNATQALPESRRPENEITVRLSTGDDGGAEIEISDNGVGIQPDHLSRIFDPFFTTKPSGTGLGLPISHAIVRSLGGTIVAVSELGRGTTFKIALPRGTQSVTESQKPESGPHRGAERARVLVVDDDALVAETLSRALADDYDVRVCTRAADALALLGTDRGFDLVLCDLLMPEMSGMELHGLLAQRHPGLEERLVFMTGGAFTRRAREFLLQVENPRLEKPFEVEQFHSIVRDRLAKR; encoded by the coding sequence GTGCCGGAACCCCCGCCAGCGCCGCCGGGAAAGCTGGCGCCCGGGCTCCTGTCGGCGACCGACGGGGCGGGCGTCGGGGTGGCGGTCGTCCGCCGCAACGCCCGCGACCGCCACGAGTTCGTGAGCGAGGCAGCGGCCCGGCTGCTCGGCTACGAGCAGCACGAAATCGAGCAACTCGGCCCGAGCGCCTACCTGGCCGCCGATACGCTGGCCCACCTCGAGGGTGAGCCCACAGCGAGCGCCCGGTGGACACGCGCGACGCTTCGAAGAAGAGACGGGGCTGGACTCCGTGCGCGCGTCGCCAAGGCGACCAGCGACGATGGGCTGCGCGACGTGTTCGTCTTTCGTGACATCGGCGAGCAAGAGCGGGTGGTCGAAGAGCTGGCGCGCGCGCGCAGCAACTTTCAGCGTTTGCTCGACGCCGCGCCCGATGGCGTCGCCGTGGTTGGACGAAGCGGATTGCTCTACGTCAATCCGGTGCTCCTGCGCTGGGTCGGCGTCGCCGACCTGCCCACGTTGGCGAACACACGCATTGCCGAGGTCATTCACACACACGACGTCGAGCGCGCGGTCCAAACTGCAAAGGACCTGCTCGAGTCACCGAACAGTCGACACGTGATCCGGATGCGGATCCGACGTCGGGGTGGAGGGCTGTTCGAGGTGGAGTGCCTGGGCCTCGCGACCGAGTGGGAGGGTGAGCCCGCGTGTCTGGTGGTGGCCCGCGACCTGTCCCAACGCCGGCACGATCAATCGCGAGTGATCGCCGCGGACCGCAGTGCCTCGCTCGGGACCCTGTCGGCGGGCGTCGCCCACGAGATCAACAATCCGCTGGCGTATCTGCTCCTGAACCTCGAGTACCTGATTCGTGAGCTGCCTCGGCTCGAGTCGAGCCCCGAGCGCCTGGCCCATTTCTCCGAGCGACTGGCCGAATCTCGCCACGGAGCCGAGCGCGTCGGCCACATCCTCAAGGAGCTCTCGTCGCTCTCCGGGCGGCGACGAAACCAGCACCGCGGAGTCGACGTGGGTGAGGTCGTCAAGCGGGCGCTGCGCACCACGGCACGCGACATAGACCAACGGGCACAGCTGGTCTGCGACAACCTCGGCGTGCCTCGTGTGGATGCAGACCCGAGCAGCCTGGAGCAGCTGTTCGTTAACCTGCTCTTGAACGCCACCCAGGCCTTGCCGGAGAGCCGGCGGCCAGAAAATGAGATCACGGTCCGGCTCAGCACGGGGGACGACGGCGGCGCCGAGATCGAAATTTCGGATAACGGCGTCGGCATCCAGCCCGATCACCTCAGCCGCATCTTCGACCCGTTCTTCACCACCAAGCCATCGGGCACCGGCCTGGGCCTGCCGATCTCACACGCCATCGTACGCTCACTCGGCGGGACGATTGTTGCCGTGAGTGAGCTCGGGCGCGGAACGACGTTCAAGATCGCACTGCCCCGCGGCACTCAGTCGGTCACCGAGAGTCAGAAGCCTGAGAGCGGCCCACATCGCGGAGCCGAGCGAGCGCGCGTGCTCGTGGTGGACGACGACGCGCTGGTCGCCGAAACGCTGAGTCGTGCCCTCGCCGACGACTATGACGTGCGAGTCTGTACCCGCGCGGCGGATGCCCTCGCGCTGCTCGGCACTGACCGCGGCTTCGACCTGGTGCTCTGCGATCTGCTGATGCCCGAGATGTCCGGCATGGAGCTGCACGGGCTGCTGGCCCAACGCCACCCGGGCCTCGAGGAGCGGCTGGTGTTCATGACGGGCGGCGCCTTCACCCGACGAGCGCGGGAGTTCCTGCTCCAGGTCGAGAACCCGAGGCTGGAAAAACCCTTCGAAGTCGAGCAATTTCACAGCATCGTGCGCGACCGCCTGGCGAAGCGCTGA
- a CDS encoding (2Fe-2S)-binding protein: MKTFICRCEDVTLHELEHAMSLGHRDIESVKRYTGFGTGWCQGKWCMALAARMLAERGGDPGQGFTPRPPYHPAKIADLAGMDPEWGYEEPNEE, encoded by the coding sequence GTGAAGACGTTCATCTGCCGTTGCGAAGACGTGACCCTTCACGAGCTCGAGCATGCAATGTCGCTCGGGCACCGCGACATCGAGTCGGTGAAACGCTACACCGGGTTTGGCACCGGTTGGTGCCAGGGAAAGTGGTGCATGGCGCTCGCCGCGAGGATGCTGGCGGAACGCGGCGGCGATCCCGGTCAGGGTTTCACTCCGCGGCCGCCCTACCATCCGGCGAAGATCGCCGATCTGGCCGGCATGGACCCGGAGTGGGGTTACGAAGAGCCGAACGAAGAGTGA
- the queD gene encoding 6-carboxytetrahydropterin synthase QueD — MKVRLIREYRFEAAHRLPNVPEGHKCQRLHGHSFKIEIGIAGPVDPKTGWLLDFGDLDAVWAPIHDALDHRYLNDVAGLENPTSEVLARWLWERLKPTLPELVRVTVYETCDARCEYEGD, encoded by the coding sequence GTGAAAGTCCGACTCATCCGCGAATACCGCTTCGAGGCCGCACACCGCTTGCCGAACGTGCCCGAGGGACACAAGTGTCAGCGCCTGCACGGCCACAGCTTCAAGATCGAGATCGGCATCGCCGGGCCCGTCGATCCGAAGACCGGCTGGCTGCTCGACTTCGGCGATCTGGATGCGGTGTGGGCACCGATCCACGACGCCCTCGATCACCGATATTTGAATGATGTGGCGGGGCTCGAGAACCCGACCAGCGAGGTCCTGGCTCGCTGGTTGTGGGAACGCTTGAAACCCACGTTGCCAGAGCTGGTGCGCGTCACCGTGTACGAGACGTGCGACGCGCGCTGTGAATACGAAGGCGACTGA
- a CDS encoding TlpA family protein disulfide reductase: MKPAQLAQLVVVAAAAFGVYSFARTARDGESRRVCTSLCAIAPTYASRNRAAPDFELPALTGEKIKFSSFRGKVVILNFWTKSCGPCLEEMPSLAELGKVVKTHENIVLVTISTDDGPEDVRGTLMSVLGTDKPPFIVLIDQDAKVVSEKFGTKLYPETWFVDPKGVIRARIDGARNWDGSIPMGFAEALKDPYACEINFQRGRPAGEHAPLCTEVAAVN, from the coding sequence GTGAAGCCGGCCCAACTCGCCCAGCTCGTCGTCGTGGCCGCCGCGGCGTTCGGCGTCTACTCCTTTGCCCGCACCGCGCGGGACGGCGAATCGCGGCGGGTCTGCACGTCGTTGTGTGCGATTGCTCCGACGTACGCTTCGCGCAATCGCGCCGCGCCGGATTTCGAGCTGCCGGCGCTGACGGGCGAAAAGATCAAGTTCTCGAGCTTTCGCGGCAAGGTCGTGATCCTGAACTTCTGGACCAAGTCCTGCGGCCCGTGTCTCGAAGAGATGCCGTCGCTCGCTGAGCTCGGCAAGGTGGTCAAGACTCACGAGAACATCGTGCTGGTCACCATCAGCACCGACGACGGCCCCGAAGACGTACGCGGCACGCTGATGAGTGTGCTCGGCACGGACAAACCCCCGTTCATCGTGCTCATCGACCAGGACGCGAAGGTCGTCAGCGAGAAGTTCGGCACCAAGCTCTACCCCGAGACCTGGTTCGTCGACCCGAAGGGTGTGATTCGCGCGCGCATCGACGGAGCGCGGAACTGGGACGGCTCCATCCCGATGGGATTCGCGGAGGCTCTCAAGGACCCATACGCCTGCGAGATCAACTTCCAGCGCGGCCGCCCCGCCGGCGAACACGCACCGCTCTGCACCGAAGTCGCCGCGGTGAATTGA
- a CDS encoding biopolymer transporter ExbD: MAQIDTGSHASKRRETNQELPLVPFIDFLLCLVSFLLITAVWSQMARVEASANVPGKQCDDGPCKDEKPKRLHVELKEKKFALAWKQGETVVATSEVERKPVKTESGDVRFPDLEQRLAEEWRSQGVHRGATDEKSDQAVLHTRNDAEFGELVAVMDALQAQRRERRVGMTTTTVPAFNITFAAN, translated from the coding sequence ATGGCTCAAATCGACACGGGTTCCCACGCATCGAAGCGGCGCGAGACGAATCAGGAGTTGCCCCTGGTGCCATTCATCGACTTTCTGCTGTGCCTGGTATCGTTTCTCTTGATCACCGCGGTGTGGTCGCAGATGGCGCGGGTCGAGGCGTCGGCCAACGTGCCGGGCAAACAGTGTGACGACGGGCCCTGCAAAGACGAAAAACCGAAACGGCTGCACGTCGAGCTCAAGGAAAAGAAGTTCGCGCTGGCCTGGAAGCAGGGCGAGACGGTGGTGGCGACCTCCGAGGTCGAGAGGAAGCCGGTCAAGACCGAGAGTGGCGACGTGCGTTTTCCCGACCTCGAGCAGAGGCTGGCGGAAGAGTGGCGCAGCCAGGGCGTTCACCGAGGCGCTACTGACGAAAAGAGTGACCAGGCGGTCCTTCACACCCGGAACGACGCCGAGTTCGGCGAGCTGGTGGCGGTGATGGATGCACTGCAGGCGCAGCGGCGCGAGCGGCGCGTCGGAATGACCACGACCACGGTGCCGGCGTTCAACATCACCTTCGCCGCAAACTGA